A genome region from Labilibaculum antarcticum includes the following:
- a CDS encoding right-handed parallel beta-helix repeat-containing protein has translation MNLGEANGDAILLVGNVKDIHIRGNEMFDNSRQGVSIVGGKSIVIEENEIHHTQGTSPQFGIDIESRSYSSSDIEIRFNHFHHNRGGDIVNTDGRNVLIEDNILEQGEGNQYIDGPLVYWKNADLTIRANEITMLSVSVNNWNGIIMYSGDFEKTNPATTYIYNNIFHHCGVYMYKGADLNIHDNYMINGHVCFKEMTNLTLKDNKIETTSSDVWAYRFLQVSGSASGNKFNDVLYTIPLSSEPWDGDWIY, from the coding sequence ATGAACTTAGGTGAAGCGAATGGTGATGCTATTCTGTTAGTTGGTAATGTAAAAGATATTCATATTCGAGGGAATGAGATGTTCGATAATAGTAGACAAGGAGTGTCTATTGTTGGCGGAAAAAGTATCGTAATTGAAGAAAATGAAATTCATCATACCCAGGGTACTTCACCACAATTTGGGATTGATATTGAAAGTAGGAGTTATTCAAGTTCTGATATCGAAATTCGATTTAATCATTTTCATCATAATCGAGGAGGAGATATTGTAAATACGGATGGGCGTAATGTACTTATTGAAGACAATATATTGGAACAAGGAGAAGGTAATCAATATATAGATGGCCCATTGGTATATTGGAAAAATGCAGATTTAACGATTCGGGCTAATGAGATTACAATGCTTAGCGTATCTGTTAATAATTGGAATGGTATTATCATGTATTCCGGAGATTTTGAGAAAACCAATCCTGCAACGACCTATATATACAACAATATCTTTCATCATTGTGGCGTATATATGTACAAAGGAGCAGATTTGAATATACATGATAATTACATGATCAATGGACACGTTTGTTTTAAAGAAATGACTAACCTGACACTTAAAGATAACAAAATTGAAACGACAAGCTCTGATGTTTGGGCCTACCGTTTTTTACAAGTAAGTGGCTCGGCTAGTGGAAATAAATTTAACGATGTACTCTATACTATTCCATTAAGTTCTGAACCTTGGGATGGGGACTGGATTTATTGA
- a CDS encoding polysaccharide biosynthesis protein produces MKNKLLLLFDQRILSPWWIFSIDLLLTSFAFLLAYVLRMNINLSEVNMMTFILTGTWSVATYAFCFLCTKSYRGVIRHTDLGELFRLLSSNLLAVVLLFGIDYLSYKYAGGRFNMPDMVIVLQFIFTFFFLTGFRMLVRETYSFISRVKVSKRTLIYGAGDLGLLAVDLLSKMRDDNYNVVGFIDDDKRKWMTPLRDVQVQSFSKALETGIKKGVTTLVIAIANLSKEKKQEITERCFENNWDVKVLPTIDDWIEGKVADKSVRDVKIEDLLGRDQIKLDLNSISESLTGKIILVSGAAGSIGSEIVRQLLRFPVGQLILLDQAESALYDLQQEIITKHGDEKIELVVADISNAARMRTVFEKYCPHVVFNAAAYKHVPMMEANPYEALNVNVGGTRNLANLAVEFGVEKFVMISTDKAVNPTNVMGASKRMCEIYIQSLAQRADIQTSFITTRFGNVLGSNGSVVPLFKKQIEQGGPVKVTHPDITRYFMTIPEACQLVLEAGAMGKGGEIFVFDMGEPVKILDLAKKMIRLAGLKLDQDIKIEFSGLRPGEKLYEELLASSENTLPTYNEKIMIGKVRLHNYDKVNRAISLLLANLNSENNEMMVARMKDLVPEFVSENSIYEAVDLSMKDSEWKWLMFGNKKEKESRKQAHNFPIKNIDIERTRMVFQKRKSEKIRKATLRI; encoded by the coding sequence ATGAAAAACAAATTATTACTATTGTTCGACCAAAGAATACTCTCCCCTTGGTGGATTTTTTCTATCGATTTATTATTGACCTCATTTGCCTTTCTGCTGGCCTATGTGCTTCGAATGAATATTAATTTATCGGAGGTTAATATGATGACTTTTATTCTTACGGGAACATGGAGTGTTGCGACCTATGCCTTTTGTTTTTTATGCACCAAATCGTATCGGGGAGTAATTCGACATACAGATTTGGGCGAATTATTTCGCTTGCTGTCTTCTAATTTATTGGCCGTAGTACTACTTTTCGGAATTGATTATCTAAGCTATAAATATGCCGGAGGAAGATTCAATATGCCTGATATGGTAATTGTGTTACAGTTTATTTTTACTTTCTTTTTTCTAACCGGATTTAGGATGCTTGTTCGAGAAACTTATTCATTTATTTCCCGTGTAAAAGTGTCAAAACGAACCCTAATTTATGGGGCTGGGGATTTAGGTCTTTTGGCAGTAGATCTATTGAGTAAAATGAGAGATGATAATTATAATGTGGTTGGGTTCATTGATGATGATAAAAGAAAATGGATGACGCCATTGCGGGATGTTCAGGTGCAAAGTTTTTCTAAAGCATTGGAAACAGGGATAAAAAAAGGGGTGACAACTCTTGTTATAGCGATTGCAAATTTAAGTAAAGAAAAAAAACAGGAAATAACTGAACGTTGTTTCGAGAATAATTGGGACGTAAAGGTGCTGCCAACTATTGATGATTGGATAGAAGGAAAAGTAGCAGATAAATCTGTAAGAGATGTGAAAATAGAGGATCTTTTGGGACGCGATCAAATTAAATTGGATTTGAATTCCATTTCTGAATCCTTAACTGGAAAAATCATCCTGGTATCAGGTGCCGCGGGTTCAATTGGATCTGAGATTGTTCGTCAATTGCTTCGCTTTCCAGTTGGACAATTAATACTTTTAGATCAGGCTGAGTCTGCGCTCTATGATTTACAACAGGAAATAATCACAAAACATGGAGATGAAAAAATTGAATTGGTAGTTGCTGATATTTCAAATGCCGCTCGTATGAGGACTGTTTTTGAAAAATATTGCCCGCATGTGGTTTTTAATGCAGCCGCTTATAAGCATGTACCAATGATGGAAGCTAATCCTTACGAAGCTTTAAATGTGAATGTAGGGGGAACCCGTAATTTAGCAAATTTGGCAGTCGAATTTGGAGTTGAAAAATTTGTGATGATATCCACTGATAAGGCGGTAAATCCGACTAATGTGATGGGAGCTTCGAAACGAATGTGTGAAATTTATATTCAATCTTTGGCACAACGGGCAGATATTCAGACTTCATTTATAACCACACGTTTTGGAAATGTTTTGGGATCGAATGGTTCAGTAGTCCCTCTCTTTAAAAAGCAAATTGAGCAAGGCGGACCTGTAAAGGTTACCCATCCGGACATAACACGTTATTTTATGACGATCCCGGAAGCTTGTCAGTTGGTTCTTGAGGCTGGAGCAATGGGCAAAGGAGGGGAGATTTTTGTTTTTGATATGGGAGAACCCGTGAAAATTTTAGATTTGGCTAAAAAAATGATTCGATTGGCGGGTTTAAAACTAGATCAAGATATTAAAATTGAATTTTCGGGTCTTCGTCCTGGCGAGAAGCTATATGAAGAATTGCTGGCATCGAGCGAGAATACCTTACCAACTTATAACGAGAAAATAATGATTGGTAAGGTACGTCTACATAATTACGATAAAGTGAATAGAGCCATAAGTCTTTTATTAGCTAATCTGAACAGTGAAAATAACGAAATGATGGTTGCCAGAATGAAAGATTTGGTTCCTGAGTTTGTTTCAGAAAATTCAATTTATGAGGCTGTGGATCTTTCAATGAAAGATTCGGAATGGAAATGGTTGATGTTTGGAAATAAAAAGGAGAAAGAAAGTCGTAAACAAGCTCATAATTTTCCCATTAAGAACATTGACATAGAAAGAACAAGAATGGTGTTCCAAAAACGAAAAAGTGAAAAAATAAGGAAAGCGACATTAAGAATTTGA
- the nhaA gene encoding Na+/H+ antiporter NhaA — translation MIDKLIITPFQKFVKIESFSGILLFIATLLALIWANSPLSHLYDSLWQYKIGITTSNFELNKPIILWINDGLMAVFFFLIGLEIKRELLIGELNTVRKASFPFFAALGGVLIPVAMFFLLNNNQSTSNAWGIPMATDIAFSLAILNILGKRIPLGLKVFLTAFAIIDDLIAVLVIAIFYSNNIEWILLAYAAIPLVILAFLSYRKIYLPYLIFIIGVLVWYLFLKSGIHPTIAGVLMAFTIPIRQKIDIKTYSHKLMGIAKDIEESCEKPILCDHQIEQIDNLEDWTSKVQSPLQHLEHKLHNWVAFFIMPVFALANAGIKFGTDINLELPLAINIALCLIIGKSIGISLISFIGIKLKLAELPKGVKAIQVVGIAFLAGIGFTMAIFIANLVFVTNPENIDSAKIGILIGSFISGVIGYLILRIGSH, via the coding sequence ATGATAGATAAACTAATCATCACCCCATTCCAGAAATTTGTTAAAATAGAAAGCTTTAGTGGAATCCTGCTTTTTATTGCAACTCTACTTGCATTAATTTGGGCAAACTCTCCGCTTTCCCATTTATACGATTCATTATGGCAATATAAAATTGGGATTACAACCTCAAATTTCGAACTGAATAAACCAATAATACTTTGGATTAATGATGGCTTAATGGCAGTCTTCTTTTTCTTAATTGGATTGGAAATTAAGCGCGAACTACTCATTGGTGAACTAAATACGGTTAGAAAGGCAAGTTTTCCATTTTTTGCGGCACTTGGTGGCGTGTTAATTCCTGTGGCGATGTTCTTTTTACTCAACAATAATCAAAGCACATCGAATGCTTGGGGAATTCCAATGGCTACTGACATTGCATTTTCTTTAGCAATACTAAACATTCTGGGAAAAAGGATTCCTCTGGGTTTAAAAGTATTCCTAACCGCATTTGCCATTATTGATGATTTGATTGCTGTATTGGTAATCGCAATTTTTTATAGTAATAATATTGAGTGGATATTATTAGCTTATGCAGCCATTCCTCTTGTGATATTAGCCTTTTTATCCTATCGGAAAATCTATTTGCCTTATTTGATTTTTATTATTGGCGTACTTGTTTGGTATCTATTTTTAAAATCAGGCATTCATCCTACGATTGCTGGTGTATTAATGGCATTTACCATTCCAATCAGACAAAAAATTGATATCAAGACCTATTCCCACAAATTAATGGGCATTGCTAAGGATATTGAAGAATCATGTGAAAAGCCAATCCTCTGCGATCACCAGATTGAACAAATCGATAATTTGGAAGATTGGACCAGCAAGGTACAATCCCCTCTACAACATTTAGAACACAAACTTCACAACTGGGTTGCTTTTTTTATTATGCCTGTATTTGCATTAGCCAATGCAGGAATCAAGTTTGGAACAGATATAAACCTGGAACTGCCTCTGGCAATAAACATTGCCCTTTGTTTAATCATTGGAAAAAGTATTGGCATATCCTTAATATCCTTTATCGGTATTAAACTAAAATTAGCCGAATTGCCCAAAGGAGTAAAAGCCATTCAGGTTGTAGGAATAGCATTTCTGGCTGGAATAGGATTTACAATGGCAATATTTATTGCTAACCTCGTATTTGTTACTAATCCTGAAAATATCGATTCTGCTAAAATCGGTATCTTGATTGGCTCATTTATTTCGGGAGTAATTGGCTATTTGATTCTTAGGATTGGGAGTCATTAA
- a CDS encoding carbon-nitrogen hydrolase family protein, translated as MQEIENIELSFLSLDDYQELKKAMIESYTSMPNSYWREHQIKTLIDNFPEGQVVIKVNDHIAGCALSIIVDYSKFDDKHTYKEITGNYTFSTHDQDGDVLYGVDVFIKPEFRGLRLGRRLYDYRKELSERLNLKGVAFGGRIPNYHKYSDHLSPKEYIEKVRRKEIHDPVLNFQVSNDFHPAKILKNYLEGDEDSNDYAVLLEWDNIYYEKKNKKASTIKKVVRLGLIQWQMRSYKTLDELMHQAEYFVDAVSGYRSDFALFPEFFNAPLMAENNHLSEPEAIRKLAEHTDTIVQKFSELAISYNINIISGSMPEIKDDRLYNVGYLCKRDGTVERYEKLHTTPDEKKVWGMQKGSELKVFDTDCGKIGILICYDVEFPELSRLLADEGMDILFVPFLTDTQNGYSRVRNCAQARAIENECYVAIAGSVGNLPKVHNMDIQYAQSMVFTPCDFAFPANGIKAEATPNTEMILIADVDIDLLRELNQFGSVRNLRDRRKDIYNLKKL; from the coding sequence ATGCAGGAAATAGAAAATATTGAATTATCCTTCTTAAGTTTAGATGATTATCAGGAACTTAAAAAAGCCATGATTGAGTCATACACAAGTATGCCCAATTCATATTGGAGGGAACATCAAATTAAAACATTAATTGATAATTTCCCTGAGGGCCAGGTAGTTATTAAAGTCAATGATCATATTGCGGGATGCGCTTTATCGATTATTGTTGACTACAGTAAATTTGACGACAAGCATACCTACAAGGAAATAACAGGAAACTACACTTTCTCGACACATGATCAGGATGGAGATGTTTTGTATGGAGTTGATGTTTTTATTAAGCCAGAGTTTCGTGGCTTAAGATTGGGACGGCGGTTGTACGATTACCGAAAAGAATTGAGTGAACGTCTAAATTTAAAGGGAGTCGCTTTTGGCGGCAGAATACCAAACTATCACAAATATTCTGATCACTTATCTCCCAAAGAATACATTGAGAAGGTGCGAAGAAAAGAAATTCACGATCCGGTTCTTAATTTTCAGGTTTCCAATGATTTTCATCCGGCCAAAATTTTAAAAAACTATTTGGAAGGTGATGAAGATTCTAACGATTATGCAGTACTTCTTGAATGGGATAATATTTACTACGAAAAAAAGAACAAGAAAGCCAGCACTATAAAAAAAGTGGTTCGTCTTGGCTTGATTCAATGGCAAATGCGTTCGTATAAAACCTTGGATGAATTGATGCATCAGGCAGAATATTTTGTGGATGCCGTCTCGGGTTACCGGTCAGATTTCGCCTTGTTTCCTGAGTTCTTTAATGCTCCTTTAATGGCCGAAAACAACCATCTATCGGAGCCTGAGGCGATCAGGAAATTAGCAGAACACACAGATACCATCGTTCAGAAATTTTCAGAACTAGCCATTTCTTATAACATCAATATAATTTCCGGTAGCATGCCTGAGATAAAAGATGATCGATTGTATAACGTTGGCTACCTTTGCAAAAGAGATGGAACTGTTGAACGTTATGAGAAACTTCACACGACACCCGACGAGAAAAAAGTTTGGGGCATGCAAAAGGGATCGGAATTGAAAGTTTTTGATACGGATTGCGGGAAAATCGGTATCCTGATTTGTTATGATGTTGAATTTCCTGAATTGAGTAGATTGCTTGCCGACGAAGGAATGGATATTTTGTTCGTGCCGTTTTTAACGGATACTCAAAACGGCTATTCCCGGGTTCGAAACTGTGCTCAGGCCAGAGCTATCGAAAATGAATGTTACGTTGCCATTGCGGGCAGTGTAGGCAACTTACCTAAGGTGCACAATATGGATATTCAATATGCTCAATCGATGGTATTTACCCCCTGCGACTTTGCTTTTCCGGCCAATGGAATTAAAGCCGAAGCAACACCGAATACCGAAATGATTCTAATTGCTGATGTGGATATCGACTTGCTTCGCGAATTGAATCAGTTTGGTAGCGTACGGAATTTACGGGACCGAAGAAAAGACATCTATAATTTGAAAAAATTGTAA
- a CDS encoding GNAT family N-acetyltransferase, protein MIRILEAKKECDYKEWVDIWTYWNGKEVFAHPNYLLLYKEWSEVHCAVYEVDDKKILFPFCLRKIPFDIDRDSYYDMITPYGYSDIYQIGKGDFKQMQKDFHQEFRFWCKAKNVVSEFVRFDLFSKSLGNYSGKLVYINDNIVCDLTLGATEIWKQFKPKVRRNIKKAETYSLQVEMDASGERLSSFLDMYYQTMERRNAQEKYFFSKDFFEAIHKNLKRQFMYFYATHEGVVVSTELVLISDDKIYFFLGGTKEAAFYLRPNDFLKYEIMKWGIKQNKKYYVLGGGYTLNDSLFSFKKAFAPNGCMPFYAGTKIYDEETYQLLVDQARAKRPNSGLEISKDEAYFPLYRKGLDDYLI, encoded by the coding sequence TTGATACGAATATTAGAGGCTAAAAAGGAGTGTGATTATAAAGAGTGGGTTGATATTTGGACCTATTGGAATGGAAAAGAAGTTTTTGCTCATCCGAACTATTTGTTGCTCTATAAAGAATGGTCAGAAGTTCATTGTGCTGTATATGAGGTAGATGATAAAAAAATTCTATTTCCTTTCTGCTTACGGAAAATACCTTTTGATATTGATCGTGATTCTTACTACGATATGATAACTCCTTATGGTTATTCCGATATTTATCAGATAGGGAAGGGAGATTTCAAGCAAATGCAAAAAGATTTTCATCAGGAATTTAGGTTCTGGTGTAAAGCTAAGAATGTGGTAAGTGAGTTCGTGAGATTCGATCTTTTTAGTAAAAGCTTAGGTAATTATAGCGGTAAGCTTGTATATATTAACGATAATATTGTTTGTGATTTGACTTTAGGAGCAACTGAAATTTGGAAGCAATTTAAACCGAAGGTACGTAGAAATATTAAAAAGGCCGAAACCTATAGTCTCCAAGTTGAAATGGACGCAAGTGGTGAACGTTTGAGTTCATTTCTTGATATGTATTACCAAACCATGGAAAGAAGAAATGCTCAAGAAAAGTATTTCTTTTCGAAAGATTTTTTCGAAGCCATTCATAAAAATTTGAAAAGGCAATTCATGTATTTCTACGCCACTCACGAGGGAGTTGTTGTATCTACTGAACTTGTATTAATATCTGATGATAAGATCTATTTCTTTTTAGGAGGGACAAAGGAAGCTGCTTTTTATTTACGACCCAACGATTTTCTTAAGTACGAAATTATGAAATGGGGAATTAAGCAAAATAAAAAATACTATGTGCTTGGCGGAGGATATACTCTGAATGATAGTTTGTTTTCATTTAAGAAAGCTTTTGCACCGAATGGTTGCATGCCTTTTTATGCAGGAACTAAAATTTACGATGAGGAGACATACCAACTCTTAGTTGATCAGGCTCGTGCAAAAAGACCTAATTCAGGTTTGGAAATAAGTAAGGATGAAGCTTATTTTCCTTTGTACCGTAAAGGATTGGATGATTATTTAATTTAA
- a CDS encoding right-handed parallel beta-helix repeat-containing protein, which yields MKNFIFLCIVPLLLLTACTGSDFEEEFPVVNEPEIVNEELEKIPCDYDFNVVGENDTLNIACSHDLLGETIVLPKNVFFNYNGGEIINGTLEFDEGIIDGDLLNHKLTVKGSVKLESSTFIFEKSRWGITEGEVSDAIALINKETFQKVINDTKLYGAEIFQIDELDAFFLVTSERNLVLGFETSIRLPSDFTLEMTDNTDLRVQPNRYIRYQFLNIRGEENVNIDGGNLHGDRDYHDYTPITVAENTYSSHEWGHLISIEGGQNVKITNVHLAYASGDGIDIHGINFTYNPDYIASKNITISDCVFDSNRRNNLSITDGYDMIIENNTFLNAGIDTPLSKGTAPRMALDIEATRTRDSEGNLVYYQRAYDIIIRNNIEKGSGNASFYVAIGEDVTIVNNTSEKAIGWGLASGVKVKENIITSLINSTSGIIGGRPGGNGTIFGNEISGNIVKGFVTGIRVNNVDLKVYENEIENCIIGIALGDLDNADIYDNSISTERDANCYGIYAHIGSLDDVRIQNNKIEVSYKPIAFTNVNLEEGHEDNIVTLKDNDLNGGEVHISNSNGIVEE from the coding sequence ATGAAGAACTTTATTTTTTTGTGTATTGTACCCCTGTTATTATTGACTGCATGTACGGGATCCGATTTCGAGGAAGAATTTCCGGTAGTAAATGAACCTGAAATCGTAAACGAAGAACTTGAAAAAATTCCTTGTGATTATGATTTTAATGTAGTCGGTGAAAATGACACATTAAATATTGCTTGCAGTCATGATTTACTAGGTGAAACAATTGTATTACCTAAAAATGTGTTTTTTAATTATAATGGTGGGGAAATTATTAATGGAACATTAGAATTTGACGAAGGTATAATTGATGGTGATTTATTGAATCACAAATTGACAGTAAAGGGTTCAGTTAAATTAGAAAGTTCAACTTTTATTTTTGAAAAATCGAGATGGGGAATAACCGAAGGTGAAGTTTCTGATGCGATTGCTTTAATCAATAAAGAAACGTTTCAAAAAGTTATAAATGATACAAAATTATATGGAGCAGAAATATTTCAAATTGATGAATTAGATGCCTTTTTTCTTGTGACCAGTGAACGGAATTTGGTTTTAGGATTTGAAACCTCTATAAGACTGCCTTCTGATTTTACTCTGGAGATGACGGATAATACAGATCTTAGAGTTCAGCCTAATCGATATATTAGATACCAGTTTTTAAATATTAGAGGTGAGGAAAATGTTAATATTGATGGAGGAAATTTGCATGGAGATAGAGATTATCATGATTATACACCTATTACTGTTGCAGAAAATACATATTCAAGTCATGAGTGGGGCCATTTAATTTCGATTGAAGGAGGACAAAATGTGAAAATTACCAATGTTCATCTAGCATATGCATCAGGTGATGGAATTGATATTCATGGTATTAATTTTACTTATAATCCAGATTATATTGCTTCAAAGAATATTACTATTTCAGATTGTGTTTTTGATAGCAATAGACGGAATAATTTATCGATTACAGATGGTTATGATATGATTATTGAAAATAACACATTTTTGAATGCAGGTATAGATACTCCTTTATCAAAAGGAACGGCACCTAGAATGGCTCTTGATATTGAAGCTACTAGAACAAGAGATTCAGAAGGAAACCTTGTCTACTATCAAAGAGCTTATGATATTATTATTAGAAATAATATTGAGAAAGGAAGTGGTAATGCTTCATTTTATGTAGCTATAGGTGAGGATGTGACTATTGTGAATAATACTTCAGAAAAAGCGATAGGATGGGGGCTTGCTTCAGGGGTCAAGGTTAAAGAAAATATAATTACTTCTCTCATTAATAGTACTTCAGGTATTATAGGTGGACGCCCAGGGGGAAATGGAACCATATTTGGCAATGAGATTTCAGGTAATATTGTTAAAGGATTTGTGACTGGTATTAGAGTAAATAATGTTGATTTGAAAGTATATGAAAATGAAATTGAAAATTGTATTATAGGTATAGCACTAGGCGACTTGGATAATGCTGATATTTACGATAATAGTATTAGTACCGAAAGAGATGCGAACTGTTACGGTATTTATGCTCATATAGGATCTCTTGATGATGTTAGGATTCAAAATAATAAGATTGAGGTATCTTATAAACCAATAGCTTTTACAAATGTTAACCTTGAAGAAGGACATGAGGATAATATTGTCACGTTGAAGGATAATGATTTGAATGGAGGAGAAGTACATATTTCCAATTCGAATGGAATTGTGGAAGAGTAA
- a CDS encoding NYN domain-containing protein produces the protein MNGNNDLNLAVLIDADNIPYSNIKGMLDEIAKLGTPSIKRIYGDWTKPTVAGWKPALLQHAITPIQQYSYTTGKNATDSAMIIDAMDILHDGKVDGFCLVSSDSDFTRLATRLRESRMLVIGIGEKKTPNPFIVACDKFIYIEIISGKKIREKKKEAATTPSETPKYDKIDKQFLNLLKNSIEDIADDDGWAFLAELGSLINKKKPDFDPRNYGFNKLTPLLKSMQQEFEIDERDSGKRNIKHIFVKIRE, from the coding sequence ATGAATGGAAATAATGATTTGAACCTTGCGGTTCTGATTGATGCTGATAATATACCTTACTCGAACATTAAAGGAATGCTTGATGAAATAGCCAAATTGGGTACTCCAAGCATCAAACGTATTTACGGCGATTGGACCAAACCTACTGTTGCTGGATGGAAACCAGCTTTATTGCAACACGCCATTACTCCTATTCAACAATACTCCTACACCACTGGTAAAAATGCCACCGATTCGGCGATGATTATCGATGCCATGGATATTCTTCACGACGGTAAAGTTGATGGCTTCTGTCTTGTTTCCAGTGATAGTGATTTTACCCGCCTGGCTACACGACTTCGAGAATCAAGAATGCTTGTTATTGGTATTGGTGAAAAGAAAACTCCAAATCCGTTTATTGTTGCTTGCGATAAATTCATTTACATTGAAATTATTAGTGGTAAAAAGATTCGTGAGAAGAAGAAAGAAGCTGCCACGACCCCTTCAGAAACACCTAAATATGATAAAATCGACAAGCAGTTTCTTAATCTACTAAAAAATTCGATTGAAGACATTGCCGATGACGATGGCTGGGCTTTTCTTGCAGAACTTGGTTCTTTAATTAACAAGAAAAAACCTGATTTTGATCCTAGAAACTACGGATTTAACAAACTCACCCCTCTACTTAAATCGATGCAACAGGAGTTCGAAATTGACGAACGAGATAGTGGCAAACGCAACATCAAACACATATTTGTGAAAATTAGGGAGTAA
- a CDS encoding lipid II:glycine glycyltransferase FemX, translated as MINKYKISWTKSEENFTEWNLFLKNNPRGHCQQVSHWLSSFQAYGADSELLLIKNEKESIIAGIGVIHIGIPYLKVMIASGGPVLAVGFEDLFEQMIELFLQRAKQKKAFYCHINVPVLKEYNASLSKHCLEAINKDSLFFTGQAGNRFTSVASINGLRPIIIKYDQAESAYDFVFNRFTTNTKRNIKQAYKNELDLRFIKTEAEIEEAYAVIEEIAKYHNYTVREWGDSKEMLMSMVKDGLCIVPCCYAKGKLIGALILFEIGQRLTYVSGGILRENKDLKVGHFLQNEMLKYSIEKGYSFYDISVLGGAGVTKFKEGFKGHHLEFIGNRYWVLNKLKFSIYWIFSSFLSKNKALIFKFRNLIST; from the coding sequence ATGATTAATAAGTATAAAATATCTTGGACAAAATCGGAGGAAAACTTTACGGAATGGAATCTTTTTCTTAAAAATAATCCTAGAGGACATTGTCAACAGGTGAGTCACTGGTTATCCTCTTTTCAAGCATATGGTGCAGATTCAGAGCTGTTGTTGATTAAAAATGAAAAAGAGAGTATCATTGCTGGAATTGGTGTCATTCACATTGGAATTCCCTATTTAAAGGTGATGATTGCATCTGGAGGTCCAGTTTTAGCCGTAGGATTTGAAGACTTATTTGAACAAATGATAGAACTCTTTTTACAAAGAGCCAAACAAAAAAAAGCATTTTATTGTCACATAAATGTTCCAGTACTAAAGGAATACAATGCTAGTTTATCCAAGCATTGTTTGGAGGCCATTAATAAGGATAGCTTATTTTTTACTGGGCAAGCAGGAAATAGATTTACATCTGTTGCCAGTATTAATGGTCTTCGCCCAATAATCATTAAATATGATCAGGCCGAATCGGCTTATGATTTTGTTTTTAACAGGTTTACCACTAACACAAAAAGGAATATTAAACAAGCCTATAAAAACGAGTTGGACTTGCGATTTATAAAGACTGAAGCTGAGATAGAGGAAGCATATGCTGTAATAGAAGAAATTGCAAAATATCATAATTATACGGTAAGGGAATGGGGAGATTCCAAAGAGATGTTAATGAGCATGGTAAAGGATGGGCTTTGCATAGTGCCCTGTTGTTATGCAAAGGGTAAATTAATTGGAGCCTTAATCCTTTTCGAAATAGGTCAAAGATTAACTTATGTATCCGGTGGTATTTTGAGGGAAAATAAGGACTTGAAGGTGGGTCATTTTCTGCAGAATGAAATGTTGAAATACAGTATTGAAAAAGGCTATTCATTTTATGATATCTCTGTTCTTGGAGGGGCTGGAGTAACAAAATTTAAAGAAGGTTTTAAAGGACATCATCTGGAGTTTATAGGAAATCGGTACTGGGTCTTAAATAAGCTGAAATTCTCAATTTATTGGATCTTCAGTTCGTTTTTATCTAAAAATAAGGCTCTTATTTTTAAATTTCGAAATCTAATTTCAACATAA